AAGGTTTAGAAGTTGCCCATGCAATTAGGCCATAAGCCTAGGAATAATATCAACTTTAGAGGGAATTTCCaatccaatttaaaatttgtcGAACTCCGGAAGTAATTAATGTAATGTAGAATCGTGGAAATCAAATGCTGTGGTGATGCGACTCTCCTCCAAAGCTCCATTTTACCAATTTTTCTGtttgtatttttggatattaGATTGCACACTTTTTCTATCCTCCTTTCTCAAGACAAACTGTGATATTGAGTGTTTTAATCATACAATGTGCAATTAAGTGATGATACTCATAAGTTACAGTGTCCACTTGAATAGGTTTGTGTGAGTTGAGGAACCTTGAAGAGTTGATTATCAATCATAATGGATTTTGGGGTCCTCTTCCTTCATGCTTCTGCAATATGACCTCACTCCGTGTGCTTGATGTTCAAAATAATACTTTTGGCGGGGTCATTCCTTCATCTCTCCTCTATAATCTCAAGTCACTTGAATATATTGACTTTTCTGGAAATGCATTTGAAGGCTCACTTTCGCTTGCTTCCTTGGCTAATAATTCTAACCTTGAGGTATTCCGACTCATCCACTACAATAATCGTCTAGTAGTAAACACAGAAGAGCCCAATTGGCTTCCTTCATTTCAGCTAAAGGCGTTTAGTCTATCAAACTGCGTGCTCAACAAAGATGCAAATGGCGTAATTCCTAGCTTTTTGAAAAAACAACATCACTTGAGGGTTGTTCAACTCAACCACAATGGACTGATaggaaatttcccaaattggcTATTGGACAACAATCTAGATCTAAGACAGTTGGAACTCAAAGGCAACAATTTGTCAGGTTCATTTTATTTGACTTCCAATGTGAATTTTGTCAACTTATTGATTTTTGATGTGTCTGCTAATATTATTGAAGGAGAGCTTCCATCTCATTTTGGTTATATCCTCCCGAACTTGTTCTATTTGAACTTGTCAAACAACAATTTGAAAGGTGGAATCCCTTCCTCAATGGGTAGTATGCACCGGCTATTTACGTTGGACTTATCGAATAATGGCTTCACAGGAGAAATACCAGAGGCACTGACTAAAGATTGTGAGTCACTTTCTACATTGAAATTGTCAAGCAACAATTTGCAAGGCCAGATGCTACCGAGGAATTTTAACTTGacatatttggaatttttatatCTGGATAACAATTATTTCACAGGGGAGATATCACCTGGCATATTAAAAAGCTCCTTGCAAGTTTTGGATGTAAGTAACAATTGCCTATCTGGAACACTTCCTAATTGGATTGGAGATATTAAAAACTTGGAAGTACTTATGCTATCAAGTAATTTATTGGAAGGTCCTTTACCACTGAGCTTCTGCAACTTACATCATCTCGTTCTTTTAGACCTTTCAAGTAACAACCTTGGGCCGAATATACCCCCCTGTGCCAATGTTACAAGTATGAAGTTCTTGCATTTAGCAAATTACACACTTGTTGGGAATTTTCCTCATCTTCTCTCTAGAGCTTCATCGATTGTCACATTGGATCTTAGACACAATGCATTATCAGGTGAGATTCCCAGTTGGATCGGTTCACTTCGGAACTTGAAGGCTCTTCTACTGCAAGGAAACGGTTTTGAAGGTTCAATCCCTCTAGGTCTATGTTCattgaaaaatatgaacataTTGGATCTCTCCAACAATAATTTTTGTGGACAAATTCCTTCATGTTTGAAAGATTTGACATTTGGAAAGGGTGGGGTATCTATGGATACATATTCTACCATGGAGAGTACGAAGTGGTTTGGGTCATTAGACAACTATAAGGGCAGATTCACTATATTCGATTTTTCTGAACTTTTCATAGATGTCCAAAAGTTTGAATTAGAGGAAGTAAAGTTCATGACAAAGAGTAGATTGGAATCTTATAAGAGAACCGTTCTAAAACTAATGTCCGGAATCGATCTCTCACAGAACAATTTGGCGGGCTTTATTCCTCCAGAGGTCGGCCTCTTGAGTGAACTTCGAGCCTTGAACCTGTCACACAATCATTTGATAGGACCGATCCCAGAAATGTTTTCCAATTTGAAGGACGTAGAGAGCTTAGACCTATCCTACAATAGCTTAACTGGTCCCATCCCTCCACAACTAACAGAGCTCTACTCCCTGTCAAATTTTAGAGTAGCTCATAACAACTTGTCAGGCAGGAcaccaaaccaaaaaaatcaatttgcaacTTTTGATAAAGCAAGTTATGAAGGTAACCCTCTTCTTTGTGGAGCACCATTAACAAGCTGTGATGACTCAAATAAGGAACAAGGGACAAGAACATCTTTAAATCATACCATGGTGGATGACTACTGGAGAGAAGCCTTCTTGTGGAGTTTTGTGGGATCATATGTTGTGGCATTCCTTGGGGTGGTTCTTTTTCTCTATCTAAACTCGTACTATTAGTGTGTGTTGTTCGAGCTTGTTTGTAAGCTTATCCCATCGTTTTCCCAATAGAGATCATTCTTGTAAGCATTTTGTGatggaaaaatataatgaaagaGTTGAGAACCTTTATGTAATAGGTTGTAAGCATTTGAGTCTCCATTATGCATTTCGAAGGCTTGACTTTAAGGGTGTTCATAATGTACTCCTTGTCTTGCTAATTTGAATATTTGCAGATTTTGATATGGTTGTGAATTGAGAGAAATAATTTTGTTCACAACTCAAATGAATCCAGCATTGACTAGCTCATGTAAATGTTACCCAAGATGTGAATATCTGATGGTTATGGATAGCGACATTGAACCAACCGGGGATTAGCATATCAAGATAAGATCATTCTAACACAAAGGATTGGATGCGGAAAATTGCTCCAATTTGACGATAAAGGCGTGCATTGCAAGACCATTGCTCTGCAGCCTGAGCCCACCTTCGTGCTCCCTACTTGATGGAAAATAAGTTCGACTCTACCGGCATAATTTTAAGAGCAACTCTCTTCCACATATGTATTAGGGTCAATCATTGGGCCATTGTTTCTTTTCCCATCACTGTAATGTCGTGTTCAATGTCATGATGTGATGCCCCGAATTTCACCCAACTTCAAGACGAATTTTATTAGTAtagattatttaatttaatggaaGAATTTAGGATCCAAGGCAATTAAATTATGTCTTATACGATTATTATTATATGTACCTAAGTCTTACTATAGTACCTAATTCAATCTCTAATATGCATGGAATGACATGGTCAGCCACCAAGGCCTTATTTGCATGAAATTAggacatatttatttattaaatttgattttgccGCCCCCTAGCCAATCCCAAGCCATGCAAAATGGCTAAtattgcaaaataaaaaataaaaaaatagaccTAAGTAGCCTAAATTAGATGCCATGATGGAGGCCCTTTCTCTTGCCCACTAGAATTTCATGCAAGAGGAGTCTTGCGCAAGCCAAATCTCCTCCTCATCATTTCCCCCTAAGTTGGCAGCccccttttcctcttcttcttcatttttcttctcttcttctatcATTTCTCTCGCACTCTCTCTCACCGAAGCAAGCTCCTTCTGCCTATCTCTTTTTCCTCTCACCCACGacctttctccctctctttcttgttCCTTTATTCTCACCAAGATTAACCAGCACACTCAAGACATCCTCAAGCTCACCATGGACCTAGAAGGAGAAACCGAA
This genomic stretch from Eucalyptus grandis isolate ANBG69807.140 chromosome 3, ASM1654582v1, whole genome shotgun sequence harbors:
- the LOC104451114 gene encoding receptor-like protein 13, with protein sequence MTSLRVLDVQNNTFGGVIPSSLLYNLKSLEYIDFSGNAFEGSLSLASLANNSNLEVFRLIHYNNRLVVNTEEPNWLPSFQLKAFSLSNCVLNKDANGVIPSFLKKQHHLRVVQLNHNGLIGNFPNWLLDNNLDLRQLELKGNNLSGSFYLTSNVNFVNLLIFDVSANIIEGELPSHFGYILPNLFYLNLSNNNLKGGIPSSMGSMHRLFTLDLSNNGFTGEIPEALTKDCESLSTLKLSSNNLQGQMLPRNFNLTYLEFLYLDNNYFTGEISPGILKSSLQVLDVSNNCLSGTLPNWIGDIKNLEVLMLSSNLLEGPLPLSFCNLHHLVLLDLSSNNLGPNIPPCANVTSMKFLHLANYTLVGNFPHLLSRASSIVTLDLRHNALSGEIPSWIGSLRNLKALLLQGNGFEGSIPLGLCSLKNMNILDLSNNNFCGQIPSCLKDLTFGKGGVSMDTYSTMESTKWFGSLDNYKGRFTIFDFSELFIDVQKFELEEVKFMTKSRLESYKRTVLKLMSGIDLSQNNLAGFIPPEVGLLSELRALNLSHNHLIGPIPEMFSNLKDVESLDLSYNSLTGPIPPQLTELYSLSNFRVAHNNLSGRTPNQKNQFATFDKASYEGNPLLCGAPLTSCDDSNKEQGTRTSLNHTMVDDYWREAFLWSFVGSYVVAFLGVVLFLYLNSYY